The genomic window CAATGAAGTTGCACCTCGCACTCATAATTCCGCACATTTTTCGATCGAAGCCTGCAGCAGCAGCCAGTTTGATCAACAACTTTGTATCGCGGCGGGCTTGCCAGTGCCTGAAACCCATCTCCATGCACCTGGAGCCTTAATGGTAAATCTTCTAGGTTTGCAAAAAGGGGGTGAGTCCTCTCTAGATGAGCGCCTAGCGAAGCTGCGCAGTTGTGATCGCTTCCATTTGCACTGGTATGGAAAAGATTGTGAAACTCCAGGCCGCAAGCTCGGTCATGTGACCGTGCTGCTTAATGGTGTTGATGCGCCCAGCCGTCAGCTCGAGGCGGAAACTGCCTTAAAGCACATTCGCTCAATTTGGCCGACGCAGGACACCGTTTGCGCTTAAATTCTGCTTGAACTGCTGTGTTGGTGACGGCCTTTTTCTAGTGCTCTGATCTGACTCTCTTTCGATTTGGGGAGGCTGTCGTGAAGGTGACGTAGACCGGACTTGCTTCCGGAAACGAAGCCCCACTTTGCTTCCCCTTCTGGTTCTTCCAGGTCGAACACTGGGGCTCGCACGGCATGGCGGTTCACCTCTTTTGAACGCCTGGACGACTGTGATTAAGTCGTTTCAATAATGACCCTTCGTCCAATTTTGTGACAACAAAAACCTCCTGAGCTGAGCTGCCAAGTCTGGCAACCAGTTTGAAACCACCCTTGATCGGCGTTGTAATTCTCAGGCGAAGTTCTGGACAATGACCTTTGACGCGTCGGATGACGGCTGGTGTAATCGTTTGAATGTTCTTCTCCTCTGCAAGGGCCTTCAACCATGGAATTAGACCCTCTACGTAGGTGCTGTGCGTGATTACAACTCGACCCATCGCAACTTTTTCGTGTAATTGATCGAAACTAGCCAAAGTTTCAAGGTGAAAGCAGCTCTGTCTAAGAGGCGATACTTAAATCCTATATTTTTCCTTGCGGTGGTTTCGATCCCAAGTATTCTACTTTTGCTCCCAGGTCAAGGCCCTCCCTGCAAGGTTCATGACGAATAGATTCACGCGTTGTCTATCCACCCTGGCGAGGTTGTGTTCAATGTTCCCCAGAGGGTTCTAACCCTTTTAATCGAGACTATAGGTAAATTTTATTTTTCTCATTCTTGCTAGGATCTTCATTCAAAGTTCAGATATATTCTAGGTACATTGATAACCCAAAAGTCAAGGATTGTTCTTCTCTGAGCAATCCCTCGATAACTATATTACGAATTAGTTTGTAGGCTAGATTCAGCTTTTACTTGCCAAAGTCAGTATTTTGAGCTCAGAGAGTTATATTTGTTTGACTATTTTGAAAACTATCGAGGATGAGTCGTGGGGCCATTAGAGCGGTGTAATATTGAGATTTTTAGAAATGAGTCTTTGCTGATTTTCTTTGTAATTGTTGATGGAAGTTAAACTGTCTATGTTATATAGGCTGTCGATCCTTTTCATTTTGTAGCAGGATCTGTTCCTTTTAAGTTGATTAATCGTGATTTTTATATTAACTCTTCAAAGATTTTTTTCAATGCACATTCAGCTAGGCATTGAGCGCTGAATGTTTTTGCCGTTGCTGCTCGAAAAGCCTTTTGTCAGTCTTGCAAAAAGCAACAAGATCATTGTGCTGTATTGAAGGTTGATCAGCTTTGCCTTGTTTCAGCACCGTTCAAGTGGTGCCATTGTTAGCCCCTCCCCAGACAGTTGCTGGTGGTAGAGCTCGGCCTGCTCAAGTGGACCACACCAGACCTCTGCTGAACCTTGACCGTCGATTTGATGCGCAAGATTCCAGGCCCTCTCCTCGCTCATGCCTGGAATGATCCTTCGCAGACAATCAACGACGTGCTGAAAGGTGTTTACATCATCGTTGAGCACGATCACTCGAGCTTGTGGATACCTCTGAGTTTGCTTGGCACGTTCAAGAAGTGGCGTAGTACCAGGAGTCGCGAACGTCATGACTGATGAAGGCTTTGACGTGTAAAATGGTTGAAGCCTTACCAGGCTAAGTCAATCTGATTTGCGTCTTCTATGTTGTTCACTCTCGCCTGGGCCTCACTGGCGGCTGTGTTCAGTTTCTCTATCGCCATGGTCGTGTGGGGACGTAATGGCGACGGTACACTGAACTTCTGA from Prochlorococcus marinus str. MIT 9313 includes these protein-coding regions:
- the clpS gene encoding ATP-dependent Clp protease adapter ClpS, with amino-acid sequence MTFATPGTTPLLERAKQTQRYPQARVIVLNDDVNTFQHVVDCLRRIIPGMSEERAWNLAHQIDGQGSAEVWCGPLEQAELYHQQLSGEGLTMAPLERC
- a CDS encoding DUF2103 domain-containing protein, which produces MGRVVITHSTYVEGLIPWLKALAEEKNIQTITPAVIRRVKGHCPELRLRITTPIKGGFKLVARLGSSAQEVFVVTKLDEGSLLKRLNHSRPGVQKR
- the petN gene encoding cytochrome b6-f complex subunit PetN — its product is MLFTLAWASLAAVFSFSIAMVVWGRNGDGTLNF